One window from the genome of Acinetobacter sp. LoGeW2-3 encodes:
- the trpB gene encoding tryptophan synthase subunit beta — translation MDQQNNVIDYTQFPDERGHFGIHGGRFVSETLMAALEDLEKLYFRMKNDEQFLAEFDRDLAYYVGRPSPLYHAERWSKELGGAQIYLKREDLNHTGSHKVNNTIGQALLAKLSGKKRIIAETGAGQHGVATATIAARLGLECVVFMGAEDVKRQAMNVYRMRLLGATVVPVESGSKTLKDAMNEAMRDWVTNVDSTYYVIGTVAGPHPYPQLVRDFQSIIGREARRQILEQAGRLPDALVACVGGGSNAMGLFYPFLNDQDVKMYGVEAAGHGIESGKHSAPLNAGHVGVLHGNRTYLMSDEQGQIIETHSISAGLDYPGVGPEHSFLKDMDRVKYVPINDQEALQGFRDLTKIEGIIPALESSHAMAYVTKLAPTMDKDQIIIATVSGRGDKDLMTVARIDGVEMVEM, via the coding sequence GTGGATCAGCAAAATAATGTGATTGACTATACCCAATTCCCGGATGAACGCGGGCATTTCGGTATCCATGGCGGACGTTTTGTGTCAGAAACTCTTATGGCAGCTCTGGAAGATCTGGAGAAGCTGTATTTCCGTATGAAAAATGACGAACAGTTTTTGGCAGAATTCGACCGTGACCTCGCTTACTACGTAGGTCGTCCAAGTCCGCTTTATCATGCTGAGCGATGGTCTAAAGAGTTGGGTGGTGCGCAGATTTACTTGAAGCGTGAAGACTTAAACCATACCGGTTCTCACAAAGTAAATAACACGATTGGTCAGGCATTGCTTGCGAAACTGTCAGGTAAAAAACGTATTATTGCGGAAACTGGTGCTGGTCAGCACGGTGTAGCAACTGCAACTATCGCAGCACGTTTAGGCCTTGAATGTGTCGTGTTCATGGGTGCTGAAGATGTGAAACGTCAAGCCATGAACGTATATCGTATGCGTTTACTGGGCGCGACTGTGGTACCGGTCGAAAGTGGCTCTAAAACCCTGAAAGATGCCATGAATGAAGCGATGCGTGACTGGGTGACTAACGTCGACTCTACTTACTATGTAATTGGTACGGTTGCAGGTCCACACCCATATCCACAATTGGTACGTGATTTCCAGTCGATCATTGGTCGTGAAGCACGTCGTCAAATTCTGGAGCAAGCTGGCCGCCTTCCAGATGCATTGGTTGCTTGCGTGGGTGGTGGCTCAAATGCGATGGGCTTGTTCTATCCATTCCTGAATGATCAAGACGTGAAAATGTACGGAGTTGAAGCAGCAGGTCATGGTATTGAAAGTGGTAAACATTCTGCACCATTGAATGCTGGTCATGTCGGTGTACTACACGGTAACCGTACTTATCTGATGTCTGATGAACAAGGTCAGATCATTGAAACACATTCGATCTCTGCAGGTCTGGATTATCCAGGTGTAGGGCCAGAACACAGCTTCTTGAAAGATATGGATCGTGTGAAATACGTACCAATCAATGATCAAGAAGCACTACAAGGTTTCCGTGATCTTACCAAGATTGAAGGTATTATCCCTGCGCTGGAAAGCTCACATGCCATGGCATACGTAACTAAACTTGCTCCGACTATGGACAAGGACCAAATTATCATTGCGACTGTTTCAGGTCGTGGTGATAAGGACTTGATGACTGTTGCACGTATTGATGGCGTGGAAATGGTTGAGATGTAA
- a CDS encoding phosphoribosylanthranilate isomerase, with product MRTRAKICGITRVEDVHAVVNAGCDAIGFVFYPPSPRSVTLEQAETLVQAVAAYVQVVGLFVNSNADEIQTILKTVPLDILQFHGDETPEQCQTIAKQVGRRWYKAIQVKPNLDVVAEIQKYQDAGASAVLLDAWHPDLKGGTGHSFDWATFPKLNIPLILAGGLNPDNIEQAIHTTQAYAVDVSGGVESAKGIKDQQLIERFMQGVHRGSAK from the coding sequence ATGCGAACCCGTGCCAAAATTTGTGGAATCACCCGAGTTGAAGATGTACATGCCGTAGTGAATGCCGGCTGTGATGCGATTGGATTTGTATTTTATCCACCGAGCCCACGCAGTGTGACATTGGAACAGGCTGAAACACTGGTTCAAGCAGTTGCAGCTTATGTACAGGTAGTGGGTTTATTCGTAAATAGCAATGCCGATGAAATACAGACTATTTTAAAAACGGTGCCGTTAGATATTCTGCAATTTCATGGTGATGAAACACCTGAACAATGTCAGACGATTGCCAAACAGGTGGGACGCCGTTGGTACAAAGCCATTCAGGTCAAACCGAATCTGGATGTAGTGGCTGAAATTCAAAAATATCAGGATGCAGGCGCAAGCGCAGTGCTATTAGACGCATGGCATCCTGACCTAAAAGGTGGAACCGGGCATAGCTTTGACTGGGCCACATTCCCTAAACTCAATATTCCTTTGATCTTGGCAGGTGGTTTAAACCCTGACAATATCGAACAGGCAATTCACACCACACAGGCGTACGCCGTCGATGTGAGTGGCGGTGTCGAGTCCGCAAAAGGTATTAAAGACCAACAACTCATAGAACGCTTTATGCAAGGAGTCCATCGTGGATCAGCAAAATAA
- a CDS encoding TonB-dependent receptor plug domain-containing protein gives MTIQFQPAALAGSIALALGFTSSVHAAEQKVAKASLDTIVVTATRSEEKIENVPARINVIEPTKLKQSPIASLPHLLIDDASINMVQTGGHGQQASIFLRGTESDHTLIMRDGVRLNTPSQGSASIQFVDTTDLKQIEILKGPASVLYGTDAIGGAIQLVSKTPDKTGGFITGEVGENNTYKSIVGADLTENGFYAQIRGQRLESDGDIILNNDDRKYNYDQKGYSAKVGVDKKHFSTSLDYSQNEGNGAYNLNGNLVSQDFKNEIINLKGKAQISSNIELIAHLSQFKDDLDQLNKPDFVHNTAREAELYGKWQFTPVQNILAGITHKQMKADTFSQGEGYEWNGVFYPGEDVFYDKKINSTGYFAQHQYQTDKIQTQVGIRVEDNERFGSHTVGQGAIRYHLTPSTSIYSNIGSSFRAPSMNDLYALSWGGNPDLKPEEGFAYEIGLDQELTDNSALGLSIYRNEVDNLITSKAGKLVNVNKSEFTGSELSYKWKANDLFLNASYAYVQAKDADLKEDLQKRPRQKVTLSTGIQKEVYGLSASVVGSSKSKSWDSRYKNPGYATIDLNAYWNITPSVKVFTNIENIGDVQYETEYFGGNGTYYINGGRLASAGVTFKY, from the coding sequence ATGACTATTCAATTTCAGCCTGCTGCCTTAGCGGGTTCGATCGCACTTGCGTTGGGTTTCACATCTTCTGTTCATGCTGCAGAGCAAAAAGTAGCGAAAGCCTCTTTAGATACAATTGTCGTTACAGCGACACGGTCTGAAGAAAAAATTGAAAATGTGCCTGCACGGATCAATGTCATTGAACCAACAAAATTGAAACAATCTCCTATCGCATCATTGCCTCACCTATTAATCGATGATGCCTCCATTAATATGGTACAAACGGGCGGTCACGGGCAACAGGCTTCTATTTTCCTACGCGGAACTGAATCTGATCACACACTAATCATGCGTGATGGAGTTCGTCTAAATACTCCATCTCAAGGCTCTGCTTCTATTCAATTTGTTGATACGACAGATCTAAAACAGATTGAGATTTTAAAAGGACCTGCTTCTGTTCTATATGGCACTGATGCAATTGGTGGTGCAATCCAACTCGTTTCTAAAACTCCTGATAAAACTGGAGGTTTTATTACAGGTGAAGTGGGTGAAAATAACACTTATAAATCAATTGTTGGAGCTGACCTCACTGAAAATGGATTTTATGCTCAAATCCGTGGCCAACGTCTTGAGTCAGATGGCGATATTATTTTGAATAATGACGACCGTAAGTATAACTATGATCAGAAAGGCTACAGTGCCAAAGTTGGTGTAGATAAAAAGCATTTTTCAACTTCTTTAGATTACAGCCAAAATGAAGGAAATGGTGCTTACAATTTAAATGGAAATCTTGTTTCTCAAGATTTTAAAAATGAAATTATTAACCTCAAAGGCAAAGCTCAGATTTCATCAAATATTGAATTAATTGCCCATCTCTCTCAATTCAAAGATGATTTAGATCAGCTCAATAAACCGGATTTTGTCCATAATACTGCTCGAGAAGCTGAATTATATGGCAAATGGCAATTTACACCTGTACAAAATATTTTGGCCGGCATCACACATAAACAGATGAAAGCTGATACCTTTTCTCAGGGAGAAGGATATGAATGGAATGGTGTTTTCTACCCTGGGGAAGATGTCTTTTATGATAAAAAGATCAACTCTACTGGTTACTTTGCTCAACACCAATATCAGACTGACAAAATTCAGACTCAAGTCGGAATTCGTGTAGAAGATAACGAACGATTTGGCTCGCATACTGTAGGCCAAGGTGCTATCCGCTATCATTTAACCCCATCAACTAGTATATATAGCAATATTGGCAGTTCATTTAGAGCACCAAGCATGAATGACTTATATGCACTCAGCTGGGGTGGAAATCCAGATTTAAAACCAGAAGAAGGCTTTGCTTATGAGATAGGTTTGGATCAAGAACTTACAGATAATTCGGCCCTAGGTTTATCCATATACCGCAATGAAGTAGATAACCTAATCACTTCCAAAGCGGGGAAATTGGTGAATGTGAATAAATCAGAATTCACTGGTAGCGAACTTTCCTATAAATGGAAAGCAAATGATCTATTCTTGAATGCATCTTATGCTTATGTACAGGCAAAAGATGCTGACCTCAAAGAAGATCTACAAAAAAGACCACGTCAAAAAGTTACGCTTTCAACAGGTATTCAAAAAGAAGTATATGGTTTGAGTGCTTCAGTTGTTGGAAGCTCAAAATCCAAAAGCTGGGACAGCCGATACAAAAATCCAGGTTATGCCACTATCGATTTAAATGCTTACTGGAATATCACTCCATCTGTCAAAGTTTTCACAAATATTGAAAATATTGGTGATGTCCAATATGAGACAGAATATTTTGGTGGGAATGGTACTTACTATATCAACGGCGGTCGCCTTGCCTCTGCCGGTGTCACCTTTAAATACTAA
- a CDS encoding cob(I)yrinic acid a,c-diamide adenosyltransferase: MGHRLSKIYTRTGDSGTTGLGDGSRVAKDDLRITALGDVDELNATIGVLRSQIAVSSIIDKATWDKSLSLIQHWLFDLGGEVCIPGFNLVQPVSIDFLENDIDRMNEALPMLKDFILPAGSLACSFAHQARAVCRRAERSVMSVHSRDQNIQATSLQLLNRLSDWLFVASRTLQRAESGSEVLWQKNINETIDQ, encoded by the coding sequence ATGGGCCACCGTTTAAGTAAAATCTATACTCGTACCGGCGACTCAGGCACTACAGGTCTCGGTGATGGCTCACGCGTTGCCAAGGACGACCTGCGTATTACTGCTTTAGGTGATGTCGATGAACTCAATGCAACAATTGGTGTATTACGTTCACAAATTGCAGTCAGTTCAATTATAGATAAAGCAACTTGGGATAAATCTCTCAGCCTGATCCAACACTGGCTCTTTGACCTTGGAGGTGAAGTCTGTATTCCCGGCTTTAATCTAGTTCAACCCGTATCAATTGATTTTTTAGAAAATGACATTGACCGGATGAACGAAGCTTTGCCAATGCTGAAAGACTTTATTCTGCCAGCAGGTTCATTGGCTTGTAGCTTTGCTCATCAGGCACGTGCAGTTTGCCGTCGTGCTGAACGTAGTGTCATGTCTGTGCATAGCCGTGACCAGAATATTCAAGCCACATCACTTCAGTTACTGAACCGTCTATCAGACTGGTTATTTGTTGCTTCACGTACTTTGCAACGCGCTGAAAGTGGCTCTGAGGTGCTTTGGCAAAAAAATATCAATGAAACCATTGATCAATAA
- a CDS encoding glycerophosphodiester phosphodiesterase, translating into MRIIGHRGARGEAPENTLGGFQYIQDIGIRAVEFDVRQLKDNALIIMHDDDFVRTTGQKKSLYECSREELSPYNHAVKWSDWNRVEPTPLLNQTLNVIQNFDHIEVEIKEVTSEAAAEQLTLELQQQLKGFEHSAIITSFDAKIHAALQQQKSQFKRGLLIETDLKNKAIDQALELGCCQIGWMNELANKDMIKATQAAKLNISVWTVNDIERAKELRDLGVQGLITDYPKLMLQQL; encoded by the coding sequence ATGCGCATAATCGGCCATCGTGGTGCGCGTGGGGAAGCACCAGAAAACACTCTCGGTGGATTCCAATATATTCAAGATATTGGGATACGCGCGGTTGAATTTGACGTACGTCAACTCAAAGATAATGCTCTGATTATTATGCATGATGATGATTTTGTCCGTACTACAGGTCAGAAAAAATCTCTCTATGAATGTAGCCGTGAAGAGCTGTCTCCATACAACCATGCAGTGAAATGGTCTGACTGGAATCGGGTTGAACCAACTCCTCTGCTCAATCAGACTTTAAATGTAATTCAGAACTTTGATCATATTGAAGTCGAAATCAAAGAAGTTACTTCCGAAGCTGCCGCAGAGCAACTCACACTGGAATTACAGCAACAACTCAAAGGTTTTGAACACTCAGCCATCATCACCAGTTTTGATGCCAAAATTCATGCGGCACTACAACAACAAAAATCACAGTTTAAACGTGGGCTATTAATTGAAACTGACCTTAAAAACAAAGCCATTGATCAAGCACTTGAACTGGGCTGTTGTCAAATCGGTTGGATGAATGAACTAGCCAACAAAGATATGATTAAGGCGACTCAAGCTGCCAAGCTGAATATCAGTGTGTGGACAGTCAATGATATTGAGCGTGCCAAAGAATTGCGTGATTTAGGTGTACAAGGTTTAATCACTGATTATCCTAAACTTATGCTACAGCAGCTCTAA
- a CDS encoding acyl-CoA desaturase: MNAPLPQAPINWVAMFALVVLPIVAVIALPLYAYHYDFSLAAWISMFVLLGVSSLGITAGYHRLWAHRAYEATLTLKIILMIMGTFAVQNSILYWGSGHRTHHRHVDDVEKDPYSINNGFWYAHLGWMLRDYPAAEPNYKNAPDLQNDKVVMFQHKYYVPLVIAVHAAILLPIGWAVGDVWGVLLLGGLVRLILSHHVTFFINSLCHMWGSRPYTDENTARDNFWLAIATWGEGYHNYHHIFQYDYRNGVKWWQYDPTKWLIWTCSKLGLAKNLRRIPSFNIKKAELAMKFKYAEQDLAVYGHDVNEDIANVKSKIALEYDAFTQTLNDWAKLKEKEIQVKKAAVAEKIHQMDDKLKVEFQLVEQRLSHHRETLNLLVRNLKKTPVSE; the protein is encoded by the coding sequence ATGAATGCTCCCTTACCTCAAGCCCCAATTAACTGGGTTGCCATGTTTGCTCTGGTTGTATTACCAATCGTAGCTGTTATTGCACTTCCGTTGTATGCGTATCACTATGATTTCAGTCTTGCTGCCTGGATCAGTATGTTTGTTTTACTTGGCGTTAGTAGCCTCGGTATTACAGCGGGTTACCATCGTCTTTGGGCACATCGTGCTTATGAAGCGACTTTAACATTAAAAATCATTCTGATGATCATGGGTACATTTGCTGTACAAAACAGTATTTTGTATTGGGGTTCAGGTCACCGTACCCATCACCGCCATGTTGATGATGTCGAAAAAGATCCATACTCTATCAACAATGGTTTTTGGTATGCGCATTTGGGCTGGATGCTACGTGATTATCCTGCAGCAGAACCGAACTATAAGAATGCACCTGACTTACAGAATGACAAAGTAGTGATGTTCCAGCATAAGTACTATGTACCGCTGGTGATTGCTGTGCATGCTGCTATTCTGCTACCAATTGGCTGGGCTGTAGGCGATGTCTGGGGTGTATTATTACTCGGCGGTTTAGTCCGTCTGATCCTGAGCCATCATGTGACTTTCTTTATTAACTCATTGTGTCATATGTGGGGATCACGTCCATATACAGATGAAAATACAGCACGTGATAACTTCTGGTTAGCTATTGCAACTTGGGGCGAGGGTTACCATAACTATCATCATATCTTCCAATATGATTACCGTAATGGTGTGAAATGGTGGCAGTATGATCCAACAAAATGGTTAATTTGGACTTGTTCCAAATTAGGCTTGGCGAAAAATCTACGTCGTATTCCAAGCTTTAATATCAAAAAAGCTGAACTGGCGATGAAGTTCAAATATGCCGAGCAAGATTTGGCAGTGTATGGTCATGATGTCAATGAAGACATTGCCAATGTTAAAAGCAAGATTGCTCTTGAATATGATGCTTTCACGCAGACCTTGAATGACTGGGCTAAGTTGAAAGAAAAAGAAATTCAAGTGAAAAAGGCAGCGGTTGCTGAGAAAATTCATCAGATGGATGACAAGCTTAAAGTTGAATTCCAACTGGTAGAGCAACGTCTGTCTCATCACCGTGAAACATTGAATTTGCTGGTACGTAATCTGAAAAAAACACCAGTATCTGAATAA
- a CDS encoding protein adenylyltransferase SelO: MHFNARYNTLPSRFYHHQQPVPLKGPKAGHFNEALADQLQWTEQDKAEWVEICSGQKTFAEFEPLAMVYAGHQFGQWAGQLGDGRGLLIAQILDQNNQTIDLHLKGAGSTPYSRMGDGRAVLRSVIREYLAGHALNSLGIASSNAVGFTSSTQGIQRERLEPGAMMLRTSDCHIRFGHFEWINQYQPDLLTEFTQKCIEWHYPECQQAEQPVLAFATQAIQRTAVMIAKWQLVGFAHGVMNTDNLNITGSTLDFGPYGFMERFRPNWINNHSDYQGRYTYQQQPSIAHWNLWTWLNNLVPLCPADYDKEQWKQDLSDCLEHFEPTFLEHYKLGLTQKMGLPGFHKDSFDCAMAFLRILQSEQLDYTQSFIRLQNKEYEAIKDDCLDRRSFESFLSQYQSIREYQDTDELDAEMTKANPHYILRNHMAQKAIELAEADDFSEVDRLFKLLSQPFIKQSELEQPEDLGPLPSDVPEVMVSCSS, encoded by the coding sequence ATGCACTTTAATGCCCGTTATAACACCCTCCCTTCCCGTTTCTATCATCATCAACAACCAGTTCCATTAAAAGGCCCTAAAGCCGGGCATTTTAATGAAGCTTTAGCTGATCAGCTGCAATGGACAGAACAAGACAAAGCTGAATGGGTCGAAATTTGCAGTGGTCAAAAAACCTTTGCTGAATTTGAGCCACTAGCGATGGTGTATGCTGGACATCAGTTTGGTCAATGGGCTGGCCAACTTGGGGATGGACGTGGACTTTTAATTGCGCAAATTCTAGATCAAAATAATCAGACTATTGATTTGCATTTGAAAGGTGCTGGATCTACACCTTATTCCCGTATGGGTGATGGTCGTGCCGTACTACGTTCGGTGATTCGTGAATATCTTGCAGGTCATGCTTTAAACTCCTTGGGCATCGCATCTAGTAATGCTGTTGGCTTTACCTCATCGACGCAAGGGATCCAGCGTGAAAGGCTTGAACCTGGAGCGATGATGTTACGGACTTCTGACTGTCATATCCGTTTTGGTCATTTTGAATGGATCAATCAGTATCAGCCTGATCTACTCACCGAATTTACGCAAAAATGTATCGAGTGGCATTATCCAGAATGCCAGCAAGCAGAACAACCAGTACTGGCTTTTGCAACTCAGGCTATTCAACGTACAGCCGTCATGATCGCGAAATGGCAATTGGTGGGTTTTGCACATGGCGTGATGAATACCGATAACCTAAATATTACCGGTTCCACATTGGACTTTGGTCCTTATGGTTTTATGGAACGCTTCCGGCCGAACTGGATCAACAACCATTCGGATTATCAAGGGCGTTATACCTACCAACAGCAGCCCAGTATTGCGCACTGGAACCTATGGACCTGGCTGAACAATCTGGTTCCACTCTGCCCTGCTGACTATGATAAAGAGCAATGGAAACAGGATTTATCTGATTGTCTTGAACATTTTGAGCCAACCTTCCTAGAACATTATAAGTTGGGTCTTACCCAAAAAATGGGTCTGCCAGGTTTCCATAAAGACAGTTTTGACTGTGCTATGGCTTTCTTGAGAATCCTGCAAAGCGAACAACTAGATTATACCCAAAGCTTTATCCGTCTGCAGAATAAGGAGTATGAAGCGATCAAAGATGATTGCTTGGATCGCCGCAGCTTTGAAAGTTTCCTGAGTCAGTATCAGAGCATCCGTGAATATCAGGACACTGATGAATTAGATGCTGAGATGACTAAAGCCAATCCACATTATATTCTACGTAATCATATGGCTCAGAAAGCAATTGAACTTGCCGAAGCAGATGACTTTTCAGAAGTAGATCGCCTGTTTAAGCTATTGAGTCAGCCATTTATCAAGCAATCTGAGCTGGAACAGCCTGAAGATCTAGGCCCATTACCAAGTGATGTTCCGGAAGTCATGGTGAGCTGTTCATCTTAA
- a CDS encoding MmcQ/YjbR family DNA-binding protein yields the protein MTLPSIANQTALSFPEVSCTQPFGEGCDVYKVLDKVFMLQFHLQGKAAINLKVEPEHGDMLRDIYPYIRTGWHMNKRHWITIFEDDELDESLVKDLIFNSYELVVSKLRKAERQRIELIKNI from the coding sequence ATGACCTTACCCTCAATCGCCAATCAAACCGCACTCTCCTTTCCAGAGGTGAGTTGTACCCAGCCATTTGGTGAAGGCTGCGATGTGTATAAGGTGCTGGATAAAGTGTTTATGCTGCAGTTTCATCTGCAAGGCAAAGCAGCGATTAACTTGAAAGTTGAACCTGAGCATGGCGACATGCTACGGGATATTTATCCTTATATTCGTACTGGCTGGCATATGAATAAACGGCATTGGATTACCATATTTGAGGATGATGAATTGGATGAATCTTTGGTAAAAGATCTGATATTTAATTCTTATGAGCTGGTTGTGTCTAAATTACGTAAGGCTGAACGGCAACGTATTGAGCTGATTAAAAATATCTAA
- a CDS encoding GNAT family N-acetyltransferase, with the protein MGIQIRDEQKTDLQAIENLTKQAFLNAEHSSHTEHFIVNRLRNHGQLMVSRVAVENGIIVGHVAISPVTISSGARGWYGLGPISVLPEKQGMGIGSLLIHAALERLKQFDAQGCVVLGDPNYYSRFGFQTYPELYLADVPPAYFQAIAFHEPIPRGEVVYQEAFNAID; encoded by the coding sequence ATGGGCATCCAGATTCGTGATGAACAAAAAACTGATTTGCAGGCAATTGAAAATTTAACCAAACAAGCGTTCTTAAATGCCGAACATAGTAGCCATACCGAACATTTTATTGTGAATAGACTGCGCAATCATGGTCAACTGATGGTGTCGAGGGTTGCAGTTGAAAATGGAATCATTGTTGGGCATGTGGCGATTTCTCCTGTGACGATATCTTCAGGAGCAAGGGGCTGGTATGGACTTGGCCCAATTTCTGTATTGCCCGAAAAACAGGGAATGGGGATTGGTTCATTGCTTATACATGCAGCTTTAGAACGATTAAAACAGTTTGATGCTCAAGGCTGCGTAGTGTTGGGTGATCCAAATTATTATTCAAGATTCGGTTTTCAAACTTATCCAGAGTTATATCTGGCAGATGTACCTCCAGCATACTTTCAGGCGATTGCATTTCATGAACCTATTCCGAGAGGAGAGGTGGTTTATCAGGAGGCTTTTAATGCGATTGATTAA
- a CDS encoding response regulator encodes MKHIMLVEDEVELAQLVRDYLEAAGFEVSMFHDGQEAYNSFTQRKPSLMILDLMVPRMDGLTICRKVREQSDLPIIMVTARTEEIDRVLGLNMGADDYICKPFSPKELVARVQAVLRRLDRKAEPESNDLFRMDKSQQRIWYQQKALNLTPTEFRLLELFLEHVGQVYSRAQLLDHINPDSFDVADRVIDSHIKNLRRKISDAAETGNRHEWIQAVYGVGYRFEYPED; translated from the coding sequence ATGAAACATATCATGCTGGTTGAAGACGAAGTCGAACTTGCACAGTTGGTGCGAGACTATCTAGAAGCTGCTGGTTTTGAAGTCAGCATGTTTCATGATGGACAGGAGGCCTATAACAGCTTTACCCAACGTAAGCCAAGCCTGATGATTCTGGATCTGATGGTGCCACGTATGGACGGTTTGACCATCTGCCGTAAGGTGCGTGAGCAGTCTGATTTACCCATCATTATGGTGACGGCACGTACTGAAGAGATTGACCGTGTATTGGGTTTAAACATGGGTGCAGATGACTATATCTGTAAACCATTTAGTCCGAAGGAACTAGTGGCACGCGTGCAGGCGGTTTTGCGCCGTCTGGATCGTAAAGCTGAACCGGAAAGCAATGATTTGTTCCGTATGGATAAATCACAACAGCGCATCTGGTATCAACAAAAGGCATTGAACCTGACCCCAACCGAATTCCGCTTACTGGAATTGTTCCTTGAGCATGTCGGTCAGGTGTATTCACGCGCGCAATTGCTGGATCACATTAATCCAGACAGCTTTGATGTAGCAGACCGTGTGATTGATAGTCATATCAAGAACCTGCGCCGCAAGATTTCTGATGCTGCGGAAACAGGTAACCGTCATGAGTGGATTCAGGCAGTGTATGGTGTAGGCTACCGTTTTGAATATCCTGAGGACTGA